Proteins encoded within one genomic window of Geotalea daltonii FRC-32:
- a CDS encoding DUF2461 domain-containing protein yields MSEKFTGFPPSAIQFLRTLRENNSKAWFDLHKPDYQNDLLKPLQALAAGLGPLMLSIDPDLEVTPAINRTISRIYRDTRFSRDKSPYKTSHWITFKRLRQEWKDYPAFFFEISPDSYRYGMGFYSASRQTMDNFRTAVDMNPKKFLTAISFYSNNKIFTIEGEQYKRPLKADISMELQAWYNRKSVYLVSNHQIDGNFIDKKLIKELQYGFEMLAPFYHYLCKVAG; encoded by the coding sequence ATGAGTGAAAAATTTACTGGTTTTCCCCCTTCAGCAATTCAGTTTCTCAGAACACTGCGTGAAAACAACAGCAAGGCGTGGTTTGACCTGCATAAACCGGATTATCAGAATGATCTTCTGAAACCGTTGCAGGCTCTGGCTGCCGGGCTTGGACCATTGATGTTAAGCATTGACCCCGATTTGGAAGTGACCCCGGCAATAAACAGAACCATCTCCCGCATCTACCGGGACACGCGATTTTCCAGGGATAAGTCCCCATATAAGACCAGCCACTGGATTACATTCAAGCGATTGCGGCAGGAATGGAAGGATTACCCGGCGTTCTTCTTTGAGATATCACCAGACTCGTATCGGTACGGTATGGGATTCTACAGCGCCAGCCGCCAGACCATGGATAATTTCCGTACTGCTGTCGATATGAATCCGAAGAAATTTCTTACGGCGATTTCGTTCTACTCAAACAACAAAATCTTCACGATTGAAGGCGAGCAGTACAAGCGACCATTGAAAGCAGACATCTCGATGGAATTACAGGCCTGGTACAATCGCAAAAGTGTGTACCTTGTCAGCAATCATCAAATAGATGGGAACTTCATTGACAAAAAACTGATCAAGGAATTGCAGTACGGATTTGAAATGTTAGCTCCTTTCTATCATTACCTGTGCAAGGTGGCTGGTTAA
- the vapC gene encoding type II toxin-antitoxin system tRNA(fMet)-specific endonuclease VapC, with protein MKLLLDTNICIYIIKQQPDTVLKHFLEYEIGDIGISSITLSELRYGVAKSAHREKNAKALDEFIIPLEVVAYDEAAAHVYGDIRSTLEKAGSPIGSMDMLIAAHAVSLGIPLVTNNTREFLRVPSINLLDWTV; from the coding sequence ATGAAACTGCTGCTCGACACCAATATCTGTATTTATATCATCAAGCAACAGCCGGACACCGTGTTGAAGCATTTTCTGGAGTACGAGATCGGTGACATTGGCATTTCCTCCATAACCCTCTCCGAACTGCGCTACGGGGTCGCAAAAAGCGCTCACCGAGAAAAAAACGCCAAAGCTCTCGACGAGTTCATCATCCCCCTGGAGGTGGTCGCTTATGATGAAGCGGCTGCCCACGTTTATGGAGATATCAGATCGACTCTTGAAAAAGCCGGCTCCCCCATTGGTTCCATGGATATGCTCATTGCCGCTCACGCCGTATCATTGGGAATCCCTCTGGTTACAAATAACACCCGCGAGTTTTTGCGCGTCCCCTCCATCAACCTTCTTGATTGGACAGTTTGA
- the vapB gene encoding type II toxin-antitoxin system antitoxin VapB: protein MKTAKIFQNGQSQAVRLPKEFRFDDSEVFIKKCGNIVQLIPRSDSWDSLFGSLKKFSSDFMSERIQPEQDKRENF, encoded by the coding sequence ATGAAAACAGCAAAAATATTTCAAAATGGACAAAGCCAGGCAGTCAGGCTCCCTAAGGAATTTCGCTTCGATGACAGCGAGGTATTCATAAAGAAATGCGGCAACATCGTCCAATTGATCCCCCGGAGCGATTCGTGGGATTCTTTATTCGGCAGTCTCAAAAAATTCTCAAGCGACTTCATGTCTGAACGCATACAACCTGAACAGGACAAGCGGGAAAATTTCTGA
- a CDS encoding pyridoxamine 5'-phosphate oxidase family protein, translated as MIPEKLLEILKQDGVVAIATLGQDGPHMVNTWNSYIRISADGRLLIPAGYMHKTEKNIAYNPEVLITLGSSKVQGLHGPGAGFLIKGKAAFITSGPDFDLLKSKFDWLRATLAVTPDSVTQTW; from the coding sequence ATGATTCCCGAAAAGCTGCTGGAGATACTGAAACAGGACGGCGTAGTTGCCATCGCTACTTTAGGCCAGGATGGGCCGCATATGGTCAATACCTGGAACAGTTACATCCGGATCTCCGCCGATGGCCGCCTGTTGATCCCCGCCGGTTACATGCATAAAACCGAGAAGAACATAGCCTATAATCCCGAGGTTCTCATTACCCTGGGGAGCAGCAAAGTGCAAGGCCTGCATGGCCCGGGCGCCGGTTTTCTCATCAAGGGCAAGGCAGCCTTCATCACTTCCGGCCCCGATTTCGATCTGCTCAAGTCGAAATTCGATTGGTTGCGCGCCACCCTGGCGGTAACTCCTGATTCTGTAACTCAAACGTGGTAG
- a CDS encoding aminotransferase class I/II-fold pyridoxal phosphate-dependent enzyme, with amino-acid sequence MLDFTSSQYLGLRHPFHALEPWTTFTLGGPAALAEPEGFKAVAHALARLQGCERGVLAPSTLHLFWDLFGLLGDRRNAIYCDAGIYPIARWGVERAAGKGAVVRFFSHHNPIALRQLMDGCERGTRPVVVADGFCPACGSVAPLEEYLACAREYGGVLVIDDTQALGIFGHSPGPAFPYGRDGGGVLRWSGIHGDDIMVIASLAKGFGVPLAVLSGSSLMIRQFEKMSGTRVHCSPPSIAVVHVARRALAVNRQRGDELRLRLAMLVERFSRGVDRAGLATTSGIFPMQTLEETAAIDGIALHAKLLRAGVRTVLQQAGRGGRGRVTLIISAFHDPLMVDRAVAALRRAAADCR; translated from the coding sequence ATGCTGGATTTCACCTCTTCCCAGTACCTCGGGCTCCGGCACCCATTTCATGCCCTCGAACCCTGGACGACGTTTACTTTGGGCGGACCTGCAGCCCTTGCCGAACCGGAGGGATTTAAAGCAGTGGCCCATGCCCTGGCCCGGCTGCAGGGGTGCGAGCGAGGTGTCCTGGCCCCTTCCACCCTCCACCTCTTCTGGGACCTGTTCGGTCTGCTCGGGGATCGGCGGAATGCCATTTACTGCGATGCTGGAATATACCCCATTGCGCGTTGGGGGGTAGAGCGGGCGGCGGGAAAGGGGGCAGTCGTGCGGTTCTTCTCCCACCACAACCCCATAGCCCTACGCCAGCTCATGGACGGTTGTGAAAGGGGGACACGGCCGGTCGTCGTTGCCGATGGTTTCTGTCCGGCCTGCGGCAGTGTTGCACCGCTAGAGGAGTATCTTGCCTGTGCCAGGGAATATGGAGGCGTGCTGGTGATCGACGATACTCAGGCCCTTGGCATTTTCGGCCACTCCCCCGGTCCGGCTTTCCCTTACGGCAGGGACGGGGGTGGGGTCCTTCGCTGGTCCGGCATTCACGGAGATGACATCATGGTCATTGCCTCTCTTGCCAAAGGATTCGGTGTGCCGCTGGCGGTCCTGAGCGGCAGCAGCCTTATGATTCGGCAATTTGAGAAAATGAGCGGCACGCGGGTCCATTGCAGTCCCCCCTCCATTGCTGTTGTCCATGTGGCCCGGCGAGCTCTTGCGGTAAACCGGCAACGGGGAGACGAGCTGCGCCTCAGGCTGGCGATGTTGGTGGAGAGGTTCAGTAGAGGGGTTGATCGGGCCGGATTAGCTACGACGTCAGGGATATTTCCCATGCAGACCCTTGAAGAAACAGCCGCCATCGACGGAATTGCGCTCCATGCAAAGCTCCTGCGGGCGGGGGTTAGAACCGTATTGCAGCAGGCCGGCCGGGGTGGGCGGGGGCGTGTGACCTTAATTATTTCAGCCTTTCACGATCCATTGATGGTGGATCGGGCCGTTGCAGCATTACGGAGAGCAGCAGCAGATTGCAGATAG
- a CDS encoding GIY-YIG nuclease family protein: MGMTSGFQLPGEQKHDWEWQGEILPLGHEFQPEREIIISSSYEVALAPLKRLPYPRWQDGLPTDAGIYFIYSHGKLWYVGKAENINARFKNRLKTFHDFNIKAGVSATLLRPIEVAWYQIKRIKVPSKPAIKVHTRGSKEPWRPIPASQGLLRALELHFIKKSGEPEGNRARECLRMEGNGAIRIIYGNGSAETVSGTIFCGSGDR; encoded by the coding sequence ATGGGTATGACGAGCGGCTTTCAGTTGCCGGGTGAGCAGAAGCATGACTGGGAATGGCAGGGTGAAATCTTGCCGTTGGGACATGAATTCCAGCCCGAGAGGGAGATAATCATTTCTTCCTCCTATGAAGTGGCGCTGGCGCCCCTGAAGAGACTGCCCTACCCGAGATGGCAGGATGGCTTGCCGACGGATGCAGGGATCTATTTCATTTATAGCCATGGGAAACTGTGGTACGTGGGGAAAGCAGAAAACATCAATGCCCGATTCAAGAACAGGCTGAAAACCTTTCATGACTTCAACATAAAAGCTGGTGTTTCTGCAACTTTGCTGCGCCCCATTGAAGTGGCGTGGTATCAGATTAAACGTATCAAAGTGCCGTCAAAGCCGGCGATCAAGGTACACACCCGCGGATCAAAAGAACCCTGGCGCCCCATACCGGCATCCCAGGGGTTGCTCCGCGCCCTGGAACTGCATTTCATCAAGAAAAGTGGGGAACCGGAAGGTAATCGGGCGCGGGAGTGCCTGAGAATGGAAGGTAATGGGGCAATCAGGATAATCTATGGCAACGGCAGCGCTGAGACGGTCAGTGGCACCATCTTCTGCGGATCGGGAGACAGGTGA
- a CDS encoding amidohydrolase family protein has translation MIIDCHCHTGKGDGLTGPWDTAAPLEKYMGRAARAGIGKTVLFSVFHSDYMAANRAVAATVRRNPDRFFGFACLHPVNDRGRVRGMLQEAIEEFGFRGIKIHRHDGRITREICEGARFYRVPVLYDLMGEVSVVELLATEYADVDFIIPHLGSFGDDWRAQLALIDHLARHANIYADTSGVRRFDLLQEAVRRGGAEKILFGSDGPWLHPGLELAKVRLLGLPPENERLISEGNLCRLISRVNH, from the coding sequence ATGATCATCGATTGCCACTGCCATACCGGTAAGGGAGACGGGCTGACCGGGCCGTGGGACACGGCGGCCCCCTTGGAAAAATATATGGGACGTGCCGCCAGGGCCGGAATCGGCAAGACGGTACTTTTTTCCGTTTTTCACTCCGATTACATGGCTGCAAATCGCGCTGTTGCTGCCACTGTCCGCCGCAACCCCGACCGTTTTTTCGGTTTTGCCTGTCTGCACCCTGTGAATGATCGTGGTCGTGTCCGTGGGATGCTGCAGGAAGCCATTGAAGAATTCGGGTTTCGGGGCATCAAGATCCACCGCCATGACGGTCGCATCACCCGTGAAATATGCGAAGGAGCCAGGTTCTACCGAGTGCCGGTGCTGTACGACCTGATGGGTGAGGTCTCGGTGGTGGAACTGCTTGCCACGGAATATGCCGATGTGGATTTCATTATCCCCCATCTGGGAAGCTTTGGTGACGACTGGCGGGCCCAACTGGCACTCATTGATCACCTGGCACGCCATGCCAATATCTATGCTGACACCTCCGGCGTCCGGCGGTTCGACCTGCTGCAGGAGGCTGTCAGACGGGGGGGAGCGGAAAAGATACTATTTGGCAGTGATGGCCCATGGCTGCATCCCGGCCTTGAACTGGCTAAGGTGCGTCTCCTGGGGCTGCCGCCGGAAAATGAACGGCTCATCTCGGAGGGGAATCTTTGCCGCCTCATCTCCCGGGTCAATCACTGA
- a CDS encoding sigma 54-interacting transcriptional regulator encodes MATVWLHFRGEFDRRQQEQIVTGFAAAGVATVPFKDAADGAGIVFFDGQCRDICDFIRATSHRGRERVIAISAVQPQNSWQLLKAGASDVLTWDDQGNNIEEVADRFARWQEVDDLLESSLITDNLVGKSHIWKNTLRQVIEVARFTDASVLVTGESGTGKELVARLVHTLDSRERKRDLIVVDATTIVEGLCGSEFFGHERGAFTGASSARDGAFALADGGTLFLDEIGELPLELQAQLLRVVQERCYKRVGGNSWQKTRFRLVCATNRNLLEEVKKGRFRHDLYYRIAGWECRLPPLRERIEDIIPLARHFIALFDRNVKPPQLDRGVEEYLVGRQYPGNVRDLKLLINRIMYRHVGKGAITIGHIPEDERPPLGTGTSDWCDESFERAIHNAFLFGVGLKEIGRVAEDTAVNIAVTTEEGNLQRAAKRLGVTDRALQLRRAARHNELLQVGQDRTLPTMPFCQ; translated from the coding sequence ATGGCAACAGTGTGGCTTCACTTCAGGGGGGAGTTTGACCGTAGGCAGCAGGAGCAGATCGTTACCGGCTTTGCTGCCGCTGGTGTTGCTACGGTCCCCTTTAAAGATGCCGCCGATGGTGCCGGTATCGTCTTTTTCGATGGGCAGTGCCGTGACATCTGCGATTTTATTCGCGCGACAAGCCACCGGGGACGTGAAAGAGTCATTGCCATATCTGCCGTCCAACCACAGAACAGCTGGCAGCTCCTTAAAGCGGGGGCCTCGGATGTGCTGACCTGGGATGATCAAGGTAACAACATTGAAGAAGTGGCTGATCGATTTGCCAGATGGCAGGAGGTGGATGATCTCCTGGAATCGTCGCTGATTACCGATAATCTCGTGGGTAAAAGCCACATCTGGAAGAATACTCTGCGGCAAGTCATCGAAGTGGCACGGTTTACCGACGCATCGGTACTGGTAACCGGTGAGTCGGGAACAGGAAAGGAACTGGTTGCCCGGCTGGTGCATACCCTGGATAGCCGTGAACGGAAACGGGACCTGATTGTGGTCGACGCCACAACCATCGTTGAAGGGCTTTGCGGCAGCGAGTTTTTCGGCCATGAACGGGGTGCTTTTACCGGTGCATCATCTGCCCGCGACGGAGCCTTCGCCCTTGCCGACGGGGGCACACTATTTTTGGATGAGATTGGTGAGCTCCCGCTGGAACTCCAGGCGCAACTTCTGCGGGTGGTGCAGGAACGATGTTACAAAAGGGTCGGGGGAAACAGCTGGCAGAAAACCCGGTTCCGTCTGGTCTGCGCCACCAACCGCAACCTGCTGGAGGAAGTGAAAAAAGGGCGTTTCCGCCACGACCTCTACTACCGCATTGCCGGTTGGGAATGTCGGCTGCCTCCCCTGCGGGAACGAATCGAAGACATCATTCCCCTGGCCCGTCACTTCATTGCACTCTTCGACAGGAATGTGAAGCCGCCGCAACTGGACAGGGGAGTTGAAGAGTACCTGGTAGGACGCCAATATCCGGGGAATGTGCGGGACCTCAAGCTCCTCATCAACCGGATCATGTACCGGCATGTGGGCAAGGGAGCCATCACCATCGGCCACATACCGGAAGATGAGCGTCCTCCCCTCGGCACTGGAACCTCTGACTGGTGTGATGAATCATTCGAGCGAGCCATCCATAATGCTTTTCTCTTCGGGGTCGGTCTGAAAGAGATCGGTCGGGTCGCCGAAGACACGGCCGTCAACATAGCAGTCACCACAGAGGAAGGTAACCTGCAGCGTGCAGCGAAGAGGCTGGGAGTTACCGACAGGGCATTGCAGCTGCGGCGGGCGGCACGGCACAATGAGCTGTTGCAGGTAGGACAGGATAGAACCCTGCCCACCATGCCATTCTGTCAGTGA
- a CDS encoding sugar phosphate isomerase/epimerase family protein, which produces MMRIGAMNHPQHRVEDEILWMAEMGLDFIDLTLEPPAAGHWQVDVDSMRELLQETGLGVIGHTAYYLPLGHPFEEVREGAVEAFSSTLQILARLGACCMNIHPDFKAPMHDAAFSVEQNLKSIRELLPLARRLDMELMIENLPGNVNDVPQLGHFLEAIPELGLHLDIGHTNLQVRHNTTSSIMEHYGHRVRHVHLHDNRGTDDLHLPLGAGTLDLESCIRSLKAAGYDGTITLEVFTPDRELLRFSADKLRRVWNEVA; this is translated from the coding sequence ATGATGCGGATAGGTGCCATGAATCACCCGCAACACCGGGTTGAAGACGAAATTCTCTGGATGGCGGAGATGGGGCTCGATTTCATCGACCTGACCCTGGAGCCTCCTGCCGCCGGTCATTGGCAGGTAGATGTGGATTCAATGCGGGAGCTGTTACAGGAGACGGGGCTGGGAGTCATCGGCCATACCGCCTATTATCTTCCTTTGGGACATCCCTTCGAAGAGGTTCGTGAAGGGGCGGTCGAGGCCTTTTCCAGCACGCTGCAAATCTTGGCCCGTCTGGGAGCATGCTGCATGAATATCCATCCCGATTTCAAGGCCCCCATGCATGATGCGGCTTTTTCAGTGGAGCAGAACCTGAAGAGCATCCGCGAGCTGCTCCCCCTGGCCCGCCGCCTGGACATGGAGCTGATGATCGAAAACCTTCCCGGCAACGTCAATGACGTGCCCCAACTGGGCCATTTCCTGGAGGCGATCCCGGAGCTCGGCCTGCATCTGGACATCGGCCACACCAACCTGCAGGTGCGGCACAACACGACGTCCTCCATCATGGAGCACTATGGCCACCGGGTGCGGCACGTACACCTGCACGATAATCGCGGCACCGACGATCTGCACCTGCCCCTGGGGGCAGGAACCCTCGACCTGGAAAGCTGCATCAGGAGCCTCAAGGCGGCCGGTTATGACGGTACCATCACGCTGGAGGTCTTTACCCCGGACCGGGAACTGCTCCGGTTCAGCGCCGACAAACTGCGGCGGGTATGGAACGAGGTAGCTTAA
- a CDS encoding nucleotidyltransferase family protein, whose protein sequence is MVFPPARAEMILADMLADDQLAVYGQLLEAAGKSGLRLAIGGGLALSAYSGYVRNTKDMDLYVVEPDQKKLMKIMADQGFAEYNAVGYDPTWSFRGTRRGFIVDLLWRMLNGRGSVDEVWATKGWELTVREVKLRLIPPEELVWSKLYILRRERADWPDILNIIFAQGPEMDWERLLARVGDDWPVLTSLMSLFCWMCPGRAAAFPRFIWERMGMELRPPAEDGVLIDRTRTTLFKADDWFTAEVS, encoded by the coding sequence ATGGTTTTTCCCCCAGCCAGAGCGGAAATGATCCTTGCAGATATGCTGGCCGACGACCAACTGGCAGTCTACGGCCAGCTCCTGGAAGCGGCAGGGAAGAGCGGATTGCGGCTGGCTATCGGGGGTGGCCTGGCCCTTTCAGCCTATTCGGGCTATGTGCGCAACACCAAGGATATGGACCTGTATGTGGTGGAACCCGACCAGAAAAAACTGATGAAGATCATGGCCGACCAGGGTTTTGCCGAATACAACGCCGTGGGCTACGATCCCACCTGGAGCTTCCGTGGCACCCGGCGTGGCTTTATTGTCGACCTGTTATGGCGGATGCTGAACGGCCGGGGCTCAGTGGACGAGGTATGGGCAACAAAGGGATGGGAGCTGACCGTGCGGGAAGTGAAACTGCGCCTGATTCCACCGGAAGAGCTTGTCTGGTCGAAGCTCTATATCCTGCGCCGGGAAAGGGCAGACTGGCCAGACATCCTCAATATCATCTTCGCCCAGGGACCGGAAATGGACTGGGAGCGGCTCTTGGCAAGGGTCGGTGATGATTGGCCAGTCCTGACTTCGCTGATGAGCCTTTTTTGCTGGATGTGCCCCGGCAGGGCGGCTGCCTTTCCACGCTTCATCTGGGAAAGAATGGGCATGGAACTGAGACCGCCGGCAGAAGACGGGGTTTTGATCGACAGGACAAGAACCACCCTTTTCAAGGCAGATGACTGGTTTACCGCGGAGGTGTCATGA
- a CDS encoding HIT family protein: MATKNRSQWISPGADGEFTGRGSGPMTADCSFCQIITGALGVPTVFQDAISWAFLDYRPLFPGHTLLVPRLHVETLTDLPQELVAPLFSNLRLLTRAVELGCDSDGSFVAMNNRVSQSVPHLHIHIVPRRKKDGLKGFFWPRQKYGAGEPEETAQRIRHALAGMVQSQE; this comes from the coding sequence GTGGCGACAAAGAATCGGAGCCAATGGATTTCCCCAGGCGCTGACGGGGAATTCACGGGGCGAGGATCGGGACCGATGACAGCCGATTGTTCCTTCTGTCAAATAATTACCGGTGCCTTGGGGGTACCGACTGTTTTTCAGGATGCTATCTCCTGGGCTTTCCTCGATTATCGTCCCCTTTTCCCGGGGCATACCCTGCTTGTTCCCCGGCTGCACGTGGAGACCCTCACCGACCTGCCCCAGGAACTGGTCGCCCCGCTTTTTTCCAACCTCCGGCTGTTGACACGGGCGGTGGAGCTTGGCTGCGACAGCGACGGCAGCTTTGTCGCCATGAATAACCGGGTGAGCCAGAGCGTGCCCCATCTGCATATCCACATCGTACCCCGGCGGAAGAAGGATGGCTTGAAGGGCTTTTTCTGGCCCAGACAGAAATACGGAGCAGGCGAGCCGGAGGAAACGGCGCAACGGATACGGCATGCGTTGGCGGGCATGGTGCAGTCGCAGGAGTAG
- a CDS encoding metallophosphoesterase family protein, whose product MAIIIGDLHGNITKAKAFFAHKREEIHICLGDYVDSFTEPGERQLQCLQLLIESQSLLLWGNHDLHYLPYPLWRCNGFQLGMAPIYRDIFAKALETGRIQAACAVDGWLCTHAGVHPALMGRDMTADEAAAFLNGEFPRQLAARGGPLFYVAAARGGTDPFGGIFWFDPFREGTEPSRMVGRQVFGHTERKMPHVTDHWACIDTVNSPQCWVFDTCTGQAVRI is encoded by the coding sequence GTGGCAATCATTATCGGCGATCTCCACGGCAACATTACCAAGGCAAAAGCCTTTTTCGCCCATAAAAGGGAGGAGATCCATATTTGTCTCGGCGACTATGTGGATTCCTTCACCGAACCGGGGGAGCGGCAACTGCAATGCCTGCAGCTTCTGATCGAGTCGCAGTCCCTGCTGTTGTGGGGCAATCACGACCTCCACTATCTGCCGTACCCCCTGTGGCGCTGCAACGGCTTCCAGCTGGGCATGGCTCCGATCTACCGTGATATTTTCGCCAAGGCCCTGGAGACCGGTCGCATCCAGGCCGCCTGTGCCGTCGACGGTTGGCTCTGTACCCATGCCGGTGTCCATCCTGCGCTCATGGGAAGGGATATGACGGCGGATGAGGCAGCGGCTTTTCTCAACGGGGAGTTTCCCCGGCAACTGGCCGCCCGCGGGGGCCCGCTTTTTTATGTGGCTGCGGCGCGTGGAGGCACCGATCCCTTTGGCGGCATCTTCTGGTTTGATCCTTTCCGCGAGGGGACAGAGCCCAGCAGAATGGTGGGCAGGCAGGTATTCGGCCATACGGAACGGAAAATGCCCCATGTTACCGACCACTGGGCCTGTATCGATACTGTCAACTCCCCCCAATGCTGGGTTTTCGATACGTGCACCGGGCAAGCTGTCAGGATTTGA
- a CDS encoding universal stress protein, with the protein MEDIKHILLIIRMIESSGDILHEAINLAKRFGASLSVLRPIPTAVDLGAAVNAPSLFIKGEEYKNYLSRREQYKEELDQAISRVARVGFPVKEYLTGNDAVKEAVRLVKEEQIDLILLPTHEEGRIEHMLFGGENDALIRKLPCSILLTKHEPTPVKWEEPE; encoded by the coding sequence ATGGAGGACATCAAACACATTCTTCTCATCATCCGCATGATCGAGAGCAGCGGGGACATCCTGCACGAAGCCATCAATCTGGCCAAACGGTTCGGCGCCTCCCTGAGCGTACTGCGTCCCATCCCCACTGCTGTGGATCTTGGCGCGGCCGTCAATGCTCCGAGCCTGTTTATTAAAGGGGAGGAGTACAAGAATTACCTGTCCCGGCGGGAACAGTACAAAGAGGAACTGGATCAGGCGATCAGCCGGGTAGCCAGGGTAGGATTCCCCGTCAAGGAATATCTGACCGGCAATGATGCCGTCAAGGAAGCGGTGCGGCTGGTCAAGGAGGAGCAGATTGACCTGATCCTGCTGCCGACCCACGAGGAAGGGCGTATCGAGCATATGCTTTTCGGCGGTGAGAACGATGCGCTGATTCGGAAACTCCCCTGCTCCATACTGCTGACCAAGCATGAGCCGACGCCGGTGAAGTGGGAGGAACCGGAATAG
- the ric gene encoding iron-sulfur cluster repair di-iron protein: MEDTSQAADAAGKTIGEFVAEDYRMARVFEKYGIDFCCGGSVTLATACREKGLDPAPLLQEIAAAKVEPPDRSRNYASWDLPFLADYIVNTHHGYIRDEAGGIAAYARKIAEVHGARHPEVIEIADIFFRIAEDLMAHLREEEEVLFPAVKRIEEAKKEGREPAPEDRALIKQTLDRLSQDHVEVGDAIHKIRHLAQDYAIPDDVCNTFTLTYKKLKEFEDDLHTHVHLENNILFPKVRIS; encoded by the coding sequence ATGGAAGATACATCACAGGCGGCGGACGCCGCTGGGAAGACGATTGGTGAATTCGTTGCAGAGGATTATCGGATGGCTCGCGTGTTCGAGAAGTACGGCATCGACTTCTGCTGCGGTGGCAGTGTTACGCTCGCCACGGCCTGCCGTGAGAAGGGACTCGACCCGGCGCCGCTTCTGCAGGAGATCGCGGCGGCCAAGGTCGAGCCGCCGGATAGAAGCCGGAATTACGCATCATGGGACCTGCCATTTCTCGCCGATTACATCGTCAACACCCACCACGGCTACATCAGGGACGAAGCAGGCGGCATAGCGGCCTATGCCCGCAAGATAGCCGAGGTTCACGGAGCCAGACATCCGGAGGTAATTGAAATCGCAGACATTTTTTTCCGCATTGCCGAAGATCTCATGGCTCACCTGCGGGAAGAGGAAGAGGTACTGTTTCCCGCAGTAAAGCGGATCGAAGAGGCAAAAAAGGAAGGGAGAGAACCGGCACCAGAAGACCGCGCATTGATAAAACAGACCCTGGACCGACTGAGCCAGGACCACGTGGAGGTGGGGGATGCTATCCATAAAATCCGGCATCTGGCCCAGGATTATGCCATTCCCGATGATGTCTGCAATACCTTCACACTGACCTACAAGAAGCTGAAGGAATTCGAGGATGACCTGCACACCCATGTCCACCTGGAAAACAACATCCTCTTCCCGAAGGTGAGAATATCCTGA